The Linepithema humile isolate Giens D197 chromosome 2, Lhum_UNIL_v1.0, whole genome shotgun sequence genome has a segment encoding these proteins:
- the LOC105679373 gene encoding uncharacterized protein isoform X2: MDSCILATVDEGRRVSDLSGELVKDSNEVEVTSLEEAKSVIAALRARQRAQAHQMLAWRRTLKLQEELVTRLTREKAEQLRTLSSQLLLFESRLCRKQKEIEASLSQRESIILRQQRVIRQLQSRLAERSTGTRDSPPCDALDRLDSLGDSDSAVVLEETADDPAPPRFRSNITDVTVIRSVSDAVEPSNKYSSMRRCNGFLRRPEILETVYSVEEDGDSENNQDPSESTENSEYEDRRAKSLGNGKGRLQDLYGSFERLTQETDSPPSERPRDESQQAQVTYNRVMSNHRSVTKPKDVKYKRINKAKSKSLEELRGRLRNWVEKGNKIAISLDQSYA; the protein is encoded by the exons ATGGACAGCTGCATATTGGCTACCGTCGACGAGGGACGCCGTGTCAGTGACTTGTCGGGCGAGCTGGTAAAGGACAGTAACGAGGTGGAAGTGACGTCACTGGAGGAAGCTAAATCGGTCATAGCGGCACTTAGGGCGAGACAACGGGCGCAGGCCCACCAAATGCTCGCCTGGCGAAGGACCCTCAAATTGCAG GAGGAGCTGGTGACTCGATTAACGCGAGAGAAGGCCGAGCAGTTGCGGACGTTGTCGTCGCAGCTTCTGCTGTTCGAGTCGAGACTCTGCAGGAAGCAGAAGGAGATCGAGGCCAGTTTGAGTCAGCGGGAATCCATTATTCTACGGCAACAAAGAGTGATTCGGCAATTGCAGAGTAGATTGGCGGAAAGGAGCACGGGTACCAGAGACTCGCCGCCCTGCGACGCCCTGGACAGATTGGACAGTTTGGGAGATAGCGATAGCGCCGTGGTGCTCGAGGAAACCGCTGACGATCCTGCCCCGCCGAG GTTTCGCTCCAACATTACTGACGTAACTGTGATTCGTTCCGTATCCGATGCGGTGGAGCCATCAAACAAATATTCGTCAATGCGACGGTGCAATGGCTTTCTTAGAAGACCGGAGATCCTGGAAACCGTGTATTCCGTAGAGGAAGACGGCGACAGCGAGAATAATCAGGATCCATCCGAGTCAACGGAGAACTCGGAGTATGAGGACAGGAGGGCGAAAAGCTTGGGCAACGGAAAAGGCAGACTCCAGGATCTTTACGGTAGCTTCGAGAGGCTGACTCAAGAAACGGATTCCCCGCCCAGCGAAAGGCCTAGAGACGAAAGCCAGCAGGCGCAG GTGACATATAATAGGGTAATGAGCAACCACAGATCCGTGACGAAGCCAAAAGATGTGAAGTACAAGAGGATAAACAAGGCAAAATCGAAAAGTTTGGAAGAACTCAGAGGACGTCTTAGAAATTGGGTTGAGAAGGGAAATAAAATAGCTATATCGTTGGATCAGTCATATGCCTGA
- the LOC105679373 gene encoding uncharacterized protein isoform X1 → MKTTQRALSFDETSMDSCILATVDEGRRVSDLSGELVKDSNEVEVTSLEEAKSVIAALRARQRAQAHQMLAWRRTLKLQEELVTRLTREKAEQLRTLSSQLLLFESRLCRKQKEIEASLSQRESIILRQQRVIRQLQSRLAERSTGTRDSPPCDALDRLDSLGDSDSAVVLEETADDPAPPRFRSNITDVTVIRSVSDAVEPSNKYSSMRRCNGFLRRPEILETVYSVEEDGDSENNQDPSESTENSEYEDRRAKSLGNGKGRLQDLYGSFERLTQETDSPPSERPRDESQQAQVTYNRVMSNHRSVTKPKDVKYKRINKAKSKSLEELRGRLRNWVEKGNKIAISLDQSYA, encoded by the exons CTTCGACGAGACGTCGATGGACAGCTGCATATTGGCTACCGTCGACGAGGGACGCCGTGTCAGTGACTTGTCGGGCGAGCTGGTAAAGGACAGTAACGAGGTGGAAGTGACGTCACTGGAGGAAGCTAAATCGGTCATAGCGGCACTTAGGGCGAGACAACGGGCGCAGGCCCACCAAATGCTCGCCTGGCGAAGGACCCTCAAATTGCAG GAGGAGCTGGTGACTCGATTAACGCGAGAGAAGGCCGAGCAGTTGCGGACGTTGTCGTCGCAGCTTCTGCTGTTCGAGTCGAGACTCTGCAGGAAGCAGAAGGAGATCGAGGCCAGTTTGAGTCAGCGGGAATCCATTATTCTACGGCAACAAAGAGTGATTCGGCAATTGCAGAGTAGATTGGCGGAAAGGAGCACGGGTACCAGAGACTCGCCGCCCTGCGACGCCCTGGACAGATTGGACAGTTTGGGAGATAGCGATAGCGCCGTGGTGCTCGAGGAAACCGCTGACGATCCTGCCCCGCCGAG GTTTCGCTCCAACATTACTGACGTAACTGTGATTCGTTCCGTATCCGATGCGGTGGAGCCATCAAACAAATATTCGTCAATGCGACGGTGCAATGGCTTTCTTAGAAGACCGGAGATCCTGGAAACCGTGTATTCCGTAGAGGAAGACGGCGACAGCGAGAATAATCAGGATCCATCCGAGTCAACGGAGAACTCGGAGTATGAGGACAGGAGGGCGAAAAGCTTGGGCAACGGAAAAGGCAGACTCCAGGATCTTTACGGTAGCTTCGAGAGGCTGACTCAAGAAACGGATTCCCCGCCCAGCGAAAGGCCTAGAGACGAAAGCCAGCAGGCGCAG GTGACATATAATAGGGTAATGAGCAACCACAGATCCGTGACGAAGCCAAAAGATGTGAAGTACAAGAGGATAAACAAGGCAAAATCGAAAAGTTTGGAAGAACTCAGAGGACGTCTTAGAAATTGGGTTGAGAAGGGAAATAAAATAGCTATATCGTTGGATCAGTCATATGCCTGA